One Ranitomeya imitator isolate aRanImi1 chromosome 4, aRanImi1.pri, whole genome shotgun sequence genomic window, TTTTGTTTAAACTCAATTGCAAACATTAATCAGAATGATAATTATCTCAAAAGCTTTTACCAAACGGACAGAGGCCAGACGAAAAAATTCAGGCCTAAAatgtaagcaactgccaaaagacgtCGTCTATATACCTTCACAACCTGGTGACTATACCAATTACCAATGTAACCTTGTTCACCAATTTTACTCCAAGATTTTGTTGTCCTTCTGGCTAGAAAAGCATTGAAAATTTGTAAGGATCCTAATCACACAAATGTATTGCAGTCTTTTATGACAGGTGACGTGGGAAAGTAATGTTTTTGTGTGCAACGTTCTAAAGAGCTAGAACTACGTAAGTGGAGCATGCATTTATCGGCGTTTCTGCTCTTTTGGACATAGTTCCAACAACAAAGCACCCTCAGAAATTCCCTCCTCATTTCTTTGCTCCTCAAAGTATAGATGATAGGGTTCAATGCCGAATTCAAGGTGGCCACCCCAAAGAAGTAGTCAGCTTTGTAGAGAATGTGGCAGCCTTTTACTTTGCAAGACACATCCATAAGGAGAATAGTGAATGCTGGAAGCCAACAGATAATGAAAACTCCAAGGACTATCGTCACTGTTTTCAGCAGGGCAAGAGTCTGTGGTGCAGCCATCTCCGCATGGCTTGACTTTACAATGCAATATATACGGACATATAAAATCACAATGGAAAAAAGTATAATAGTGAAGATAGTAACTATAAACAAAATGTACTTTTTGGCATAGAGAGGGAAGACAGTGGAACATTCATCCAAATTTCCAATGCAGTTCCAGCCAATGATGGGTAAACCTCCAATGACCATTGAAATAACCCAACAAGCTCCTATCAGGATGATCATCCTACAGTTCTTGTCACTGCTATAGACTTTGACTTTAACAATTGCAACATGTCTTTCAATGGCGATGGCCAAAAGGCTAAAGACTGATGCAGCTAAAGTTGTGAAAGCTGTGCCTTCACGGATAAACCAGGCCACCGGAGTTAGCTTGTGTGTGGTATCACCAGATAACAAGATATTAGCAATATAGGCACATCCGGTGAGAAGATCCGAAAATGCCAAATTTCCGATAAAGAAAAACATGGCAGAGTGAAACTTCTTATTTCGCCAAACTGAGATAAGGACAAGGATGTTCTCCAGGATAATAacacagcaaatgatgatgaagaTCGAGGAGATGATAGTTCGAGATGTGGAGCTGTTTTCTTTATTCCCTTTAGTATAGTTATAATGTTCAGTTATTTTAGACACGTTCAGGTATTGTTTGTAGATGCTCATCCTGGCGATTTTGGTGACCTAAAATTGGTCAGTTGTTGTACAAAGGATCAATGATGGGAACATGGTTTAGTCCATCCTCTTCTTTTCTTTGTGGTATCTTCTCTGGTGCGATCTAGaaatatatgtaaaatacaatattAAGTATTTAATAAGTATAAAACAGGAGCAGTGGTATGGCAAATATATAGCAACACAGAGCTGACAAGGCTAGACTACTAACAGCTAGAAAATTGGACTCTTCATGAAATGACCTCACTCTAAAAGATCTTGCAAGGAAGCCCTGTCATTTGACTCTTAGACTTCTTGTGCTATATTGGAGCAGGCTATGGTGTGTATAGGGGACACTCTGACAACAAACACTCAGTTCCTGCTCTGACATCACCCTCTTACCTCCTCTTCAGTTTTTCTGGATAGTTAATGTAGGTATTAAGGCCCCTATACAATTTGGACTAACATCTGCTGAACTCGCTGATATGCATTAAGTGGGATATATGAAAAAATAGGAAGAGACAGAAGGCAAGGAGTAAGGGagtaaagggagaagatacagggaGGGTATattgagtaatagggggagatatagggggatatatggagtaataggaggagatataggaggatatatggagtaataggaggagatatagggaggatatatggagtaataggaggagatataggaggatatatggagtaataggaggagatatagggggatatatggagtaataggaggagatatagggaggatatatggagtaataggaggagatatagggatgatatatggagtaataggaggagatatagggaggatatatggaataataggaggagatatagggaggatatatgtagtaatatgaggagatatagggaggatatatggagtaatagggggagatatagggggatatatggagtaatagggggagatatagggaggatatatggagtaataggaggagatatagggaggatatatggagtaatagggggagatatagggggatatatggagtaatagggggagatataaggaggatatatggagtaatagggggagatatagggaggatatatgtagtaatatgaggagatatagggggtatatggagtaataggaggagatataggaggatatatggagtaataggaggagatataggaggatatatggagtaataggaggagatataggaggatatatggagtaataggaggagatatagggggatatatggagtgataggaggagatataggaggatatatggagtaataggaggagatataggaggatatatggagtaataggaggagatataggaggatatatggagtaataggaggagatatagaaggatatatggagtaataggaggagatataggaggatatatggagtaataggaggagatataggaggatatatggagtaataggaggagatatagggaggatatatggagtaataggaggagatatagggggatatatggagtgataggaggagatataggaggatatatggagtaataggaggagatataggaggatatatggagtaataggaggagatataggaggatatatggagtaataggaggagatatagaaggatatatggagtaataggaggagatataggaggatatatggagtaataggaggagatataggaggatatatggagtaataggaggagatatagggaggatatatggagtaataggaggagatatagggaggatatatggagtaatagggggagatatagggggatatatggagtaatagggggagatatagggggatatatggagtgataggaggagatatagggaggatatatggagtaataggaggagatataggaggatatatggagtaataggaggagatatagggaggatatatggagtaatagggggagatatagggggatatatggagtgataggaggagatatagggaggatatatggagtaataggaggagatataggaggatatatggagtaataggaggagatataggaggatatatggagtaataggaggagatataggaagatat contains:
- the S1PR2 gene encoding sphingosine 1-phosphate receptor 2 yields the protein MSIYKQYLNVSKITEHYNYTKGNKENSSTSRTIISSIFIIICCVIILENILVLISVWRNKKFHSAMFFFIGNLAFSDLLTGCAYIANILLSGDTTHKLTPVAWFIREGTAFTTLAASVFSLLAIAIERHVAIVKVKVYSSDKNCRMIILIGACWVISMVIGGLPIIGWNCIGNLDECSTVFPLYAKKYILFIVTIFTIILFSIVILYVRIYCIVKSSHAEMAAPQTLALLKTVTIVLGVFIICWLPAFTILLMDVSCKVKGCHILYKADYFFGVATLNSALNPIIYTLRSKEMRREFLRVLCCWNYVQKSRNADKCMLHLRSSSSLERCTQKHYFPTSPVIKDCNTFV